From the genome of Ictalurus furcatus strain D&B chromosome 4, Billie_1.0, whole genome shotgun sequence, one region includes:
- the hsbp1b gene encoding heat shock factor-binding protein 1b — MAETDPKSVQDLTAVVQTLLQQMQDKFQTMSDQIIGRIDEMSTRIDDLEKNIADLMTQAGVEEAEGENKAKEPEAS; from the exons ATGGCAGAGACTGATCCGAAATCAGTACAGGATCTTACAGCAGTG GTGCAGACGTTGCTGCAGCAGATGCAGGACAAATTCCAGACCATGTCAGATCAAATCATCGGGAGAA TTGATGAGATGAGTACGCGCATTGATGACCTGGAGAAGAACATCGCTGACCTGATGACCCAGGCTGGCGTGGAGGAGGCGGAAGGAGAGAACAAGGCCAAAGAACCTGAGGCCTCTTAA